The window tactgttttttttttttattgcttatttataatacttgttttattttatttttatttttattttttatttttagcttgtcttcttctactatgtctcttgtgtgcactttatgctacgctgttgtaagtctgcaaatttccccgctgcgggactaataaaggattatcttatcttatcttattttatcttataatgattaaaactaattatttcGCCAAATTAATCCCAGAAAGTCCTCAGGAATAACTGTAAATAACAGCCCCTGTCCAACACCCTGTCATCGCACAGTCTGATCCTTCATTTGACAAATGTGATTTAGAATTTTGTAGACGGATAACATATCAGATTTATTTGGGATAAATGGGACGGAAAGGCTAGCTGCGTTTATTTACTGTCTCGATGCTTTGCTATTTTTCAGGTGACCCCTTACCTCTGGCGTCGCTGCGCCTCCTGGTCCCACCTTTCCAGCTTATGGCAGCCTCCATGTGGCAGGTTTTGAGGAAACAAGATGTCATGAACTACTGGAAAGTGGCAGAGTTTGTCTCTTTGGTGATGGACATGGTCCCAGGGCTGCTAATGTACAAGAACAGGACACAACTTAATTTGGGATTAAGAGCCAGGGTGGGTACCAGTGGAAGACACAACGCATTTATTGCccatgtaatattttttttttaggatggaGGCAATCATAGAAAGTTATGGACAGAAAAAAATTTGTTAACTATATTGTGAACAATATCTCCTCATCAGTATATTCTTGAGTTGTGCCGAAGTGAACAGCCTGTGGAACCTGGCTTCATCTTGTCCATCTTGGAACAATTTAAACCCCGACACCCCACCCTGATAGACGTAAGTGTGCCCAATCTAGATGAGTTTATTTCTAaccttttttataacatttcttCCTCTTAGATCAATATGTGTTTATTGAGTTTTTCCAGTAGTGAACTTGTAATATGCGTCATCTTTATGCCCTTATTGCAGACGAATGAATCACAAGAGGAGGAAGTAGTGGTCAACTTTCTTGAGTTGATCCAGACTCTGCTCAAAGATCCCGAAGAGAGACAATATTTTTTCTTGGTGAGTCGGTTTCACTTACAGTGATTGTGCCAGATCCAGCTGTATATGTTTCAAAAAGCAGGGATACCTGATTTTGGTTGTATATTTGTGATGCAGTATAATTGAGTCTTCATGTTATTCAAAGGAGGTCTTCCCTGCTGAGTATGGACCTCAGTATGACAGCGACTTGCAGATGCTGTTTTCGGAGTTCCTCTGTCGGCTGGCTCAGCTGTTGCCAGTTCCTGACCTCGAGCAGGTGAGAGGTGTCCTTTTGTCATAATTTTTCACCATTAAAGAACAACCCAAACTACAATACTGCTTCTACAgatttaaacaaattatttcGTATTCAATATCaggaagaaattatttttgcattaaaggACGACAGGGCCAATTTGAAAAGTGGCTCATGATATCTTCTCTTGTTCTAGTTAACAAAAAGATGCACAGTACCGGTACGCTGTTGGACATTGGTGTTTGCCAGTGAAATAGGAGTGATAAGCCAGTTATAAGTTGCACACAACATCAACATATCATAATTAACAGTGTCATATGTTGCAGTTGGGATatgatcaattaatcaatccATCTATATTTAtgcagcacatttcatacagtgGCTGTAGCACATTGTGCTGGACATGACCGAAAAACATTTAGCCAAAACTTAAAGCAAACTAACAAAggcacaaaaacagcaaaacaacaaaaaaatgaatcagttaTATCTATTTTGCATCCTGAACCTTGTGCCGCCCAAGATGATTTTGATTGGTTTAGATAACCAAGATAGTGTTTTTCCCCTTTTACCAGAGTTATCATGAGTTGAGCATGAGTTGAactattataagtagtcttattatatgaatcatttatgtcatatacattgaatgtgttgtatctctgttatgctgttcattctgtacacatgacatctattgcattctgtccatcctgggagaaggatccctcctctgtcgttctcccatagggttcttccttttttctccctgttaaagaggttttttaggggagtttttccggtgccgatgtgagggaaggacagaggatgtcgcatgtgtacagattgtaaagccctctgaggcacatttgtaatatgtgattctgggctatacaaaataaactgaattgaattgagccGGACCCGTCTTTAGCACAGATTCAGCACAGTGGAGATAGGTCTGGGTATGCAAGTCTATATATGAACTAAATATATAAGTAGTAATATTATGGCCTCTAGTTTAGGGACACATTCAATTCTCCTACTGCTAATATAATGCACGTAAAACCTTCAACAGTTTGTATTAAGGTCAGAAAGGACCAAGCACAGCAGTACATTAACAACATACCAATTGTACgatttttagaaataaattcagaaatgttaaaatcttAAGCAGGTACCTTCATGGTTGATCTAATGAGAAATCGTGTTGCAGTGTTGTATGTACAAACAGGAAGTCTGTGTGGGTCCAGTACATTTGCATAGATGGAGACAAGATATGACGAATGTATTTCAGAATATGTAATGATCTTATCTTCAAGTAAATCAAATATAAGTCTGCAGTTGTGCATAGTGTCACAATAATGAGGTTTAGATAAGATGACATACCATATAAGGCAATAATGGCTAAATGATTAATGCTCTATGCTACATAGTATACACGTTCCTACTGTCTCAAAATGTAAGTGTGGACTAAATGAGGGGGAATGTGCTACACTTCAAAATTCTATGTTGTAATTCAAAAGCTAAACAGATAAAAtgttattgattactgatgtatcgtacagtttttttttaaatctatctCATGACTTTGTATCCTGTTGAAATGTTTAGATTCTATTGGATttggtgtttatgtttgttttcatggattTCCCACAGACTGTTTCCTGGCTTGGAGCCGAATGCTCTGTGTTTGAGGATTGTGTGCATTCAATCTCTGATCCTACAGACCTAAACATTTTGCTCGAGCACCACAAACACCTCGGGCATCTAGAGCAACACGGTGAGCCACTTCCCATATCCACTGCCGTTTTATATCTCTGATGGAGCTCTACGACGATAATGTCTGTGTCACCCTTGTCCTTTTCTGTGCAGTTCCACCCTCCAGCATGGGCGACAGAAtcctgtcctccctgtcctTAGCTCCGTCTAGCAGAGCGGTAAAACCCAAGGAACAACCCGACCAATCCAATCCACTGGAAGGCCTCCGCGATGACGCACACACCGTGTCATTCGTGGATGACGTAGCAGTTGAAATCATTGCAGTGACCGATTACGCAGAGGTGGAGTTAGACGCAAGCGCTGACATTGAGGTAGTGATGGGAGAGAACTGCTTTGAAGGAACAGACGTAGACGTGGAAGCCCAAGACTCGCTGGTAGTGCTTCCTGGAGAGGCGACCATGGAAGAAGAAGTGGATGAAGCAGGGGAAGAGGAGACGCAGGACAAAGTGGCGAGTAGTTCGGCAGAAACCATCCTTCCAGAGATTAACGAGGAGAACTTGGCCTCCTCCCAACAAAAAGTCTCAGCGGGACCTCATGACTGCCCGGACTGCGAGAAGAAATTCAAGTTTGCCTCCTCGCTAATTGCCCACAGGGTCATCCACACCGGGGAACGCCCCCACCGGTGCAACGTCTGCGGTCGCTGCTTCTCGTTCAGGCAGTCCCTCGACAggcacagacacacgcacagaaCGGGACGCAAGAACAGCTGCGTCGTCTGCATGGAGACCTACCACTCCTTGTCCGCCCTCAAGGAGCACAAGCAGACGCACATGGAAGACGGTGTTTACACGTGTCATGGGTGCGACAAGAAATTTAACTGGGAGCTGGCGCTTGCAAAGCACCTACAAACTCAAACTGATGATCACAATGCAAACAAGCCCACAGCGAGCGGTGAGGATGGACGAGAGGCAGTTATAGGCGATGAAAATGTATGCGAGGCTCCTGTTGCACCTGCTCAACCCGACAGACCGCTGGAGgcggatgatgatgatgatgatgatgttggtgatCAAGATCCGGGGAACGTGCAGGTTCAGAGCAGTGAGCGTGCCACCTCGGCGCCTGAATGCACCATTGCTGAACTTGACAAGGAGTTCGTTTCCCCGGTGAAGGTCCGCACAAGTGGGCGCAAACGTAAACCGACCATGAAGATCCAGGTGATACATTTTCAGAAGCGCATGGCCACTAAACGAAGGAAGGAGATCACCAAGGCCAAGCCTCTAGAGCTGAAGCCTTTGCCTTTCAATAGGTAAATAACATCCGTCCTCATTCTCGTCTCGCAAAtggtttatttctctgtttctttcattCTGGTTCTATTACAGGTTTAGTACATACAAATCTAATGTGATATATCATGTTATGTAGGCAGATCAAGCCCCTCATGTGGATTTCTACTTTCACTTTAACAGTGCAGAGCACTCTTATGGGTCGCCCATGGTCTCTGCAAAGGTCGGTGAAGACAgtgagtgtttatttttatatatatttttcaccaCAATCACAGAATCAGCGGGGTCAGAACAgttaagacacacaaaaaatcaaagcagctgAATGTTTAAATTACAGGCCAGAAATGACCCCAGTAATTTATcaatttgcataaaaaaaggTGGCAATTTCCCTTGAAATGTATCTAATGCAAACAAAAGAAGTAACTAAAAAAGacacttacaaaaaaaataacaaatgagtAGTTGTCAGTCTAGGCAGTTATTCACAATGAAATTTCACCCTAATTGTTTGCAATTCAATTACACCTATGAGCAAATTCTGGGGTAATTCATTTCCAACCTGTAATTTGCGGGGGTTATGGAATATCCCTTAATGGCACATGAAAGTCCAAAATGCTAACAGAGAATATtaaatttgtttgttgtttttcccataAGGTTCTGTCACAGATGGCTCATCAGCTGCTTTCTCCTGTCCTAAGTGCTCCTTCCACCACTCAGAAGAGGCCCAGGTCCAGCAGCACATTGACAAGGTCCATTCCGTTGAGACTGAGGAGGACGAGCCGTCCTCTCAGCCTCCCATGGATGAAGAGGGCCGCTTCAGTTGCCCAGACTGTGAGAAGAGCTTCAAGTTCCAGTCCTTACTAAAAGCTCACCAGCGCATCCACACGGGCGAGCAGCCCTTCCTGTGTTCTCAGTGCGGACGGCGGTTCTCCTTCAAACAGTCGTTGGAGAGGCACAGGCAGACGCACAAAACCGGGCGCAAGTACGAGTGCCTGATCTGCGGGGAGTTCTTTAAGTCCCTGGTGGCTCAGAGGGAGCACAAGAGCACCCACATGGAGAACGGCGAGTACCTGTGTTCGGAGTGCGGCCGGGCGTTCGCCTGGAAGTCCGCACTGGTGAGACACCTGAAGACCCACGGCGAGGAAGCGGACAAGGTTGGGCGTCCTTACAAATGCCCTCGCTGTGAGCTGGGCTTCAGCTGTGCCAGCTACCTCAGCAGGCACCTCCAGACTCACCAGGAAGAGAGAGTGCACACCTGCAACTGCGGGAAGAGCTTCGCTTACCGGGCGGCTCTCACTGCGCACCAGCGCATTCACCAAAAGGATAGGCCGCACAGTTGCCCGCAGTGTGGCAAGGGATTCCTCTACAAGGGGGGTTTGCTGAGCCACATGAAGATCCACTCGGAGGAGATGCCCTTCATGTGTTCCTTCTGCGGCAAGAGCTTCAAGAGGGAGCGCAACATGAAGAAGCACGAGCGCTGCCACACCCGGGAGAACGTCTTCAGCTGCTCGCAGTGCGACAAGAGCTTCGTCTACAAGGCCACCCTGATCCGCCACGAGCTGACTCATTCGGGCGAGCGGCCGTACCTTTGCTCTGACTGCGGTAAGGGCTTCTTCTCTCACGCCGAGCTCCTGAAGCACGAGCGTTTCCACACGGGTCACAAGCCCTTCCAGTGCCCCCACTGTGGCAAGAAATTCACTCAGTCTTGCTACCTGACCATCCACCTGCGCTACCACACGGGGGTCCGGCCGTACTCCTGCGCCGAGTGCGACAAGAGCTTCCTCAGTGCCAACCGCCTGAAGAGACACCAGCGAACGCATTCAGGGGAAAAACCATACCTCTGTGTGGAATGCGGGAAGGGATTCAGGCAGTCATATAATCTCAAAATGCATCAACGAACACACATCATGAAGATAAAATAGTCAAGCCTTCAACTATTGATCTGGAGATTAATATTTTGgaaatttaaatttgattaaagATTAGAGTGGAACAAAATTAACTGTAGATGAATTTTTGTGACTTAACCTCCCATGCAATTGGAGTGAACAGCTTCTAGTATCTAGGAAGAAGAGGGTCATGTTGATTGTTCTCATTACACTGAATGCATTTGATTTCCAGGTGGTGTTGCGATTAAAGCACGTGTGTTTTTCAGAAGCATTGTGCTGTAATACATTTTTGCTCATCTTTACTCAGTTTTCAAATAATGAACAAAGTAGGGTACATAAGTTCAGTCTTTATTGTGGGCATGTTCTACAACAGAAAACTTGACACTGCTTTGGAAAAAGagacttaaaacacatttgtgctAGAACAGGTTACATTTTCTTATCGGCAGTGATTTTGAATTCAgacagtaacacaaacacatactgcaGGCTCTGTGGCATGGAGGCTTTCCTCAGATCAGCAGTAGTACAGACAACTGCGACACAGTTCCACAGCCAGTCACAGGTCATTGTTGAAAAACCTGGATGGACATATTTGGAGAATAACTGAGATGGGGCATACACCACTGGGTTTACTGACAAACTTCAATTGTATAAAGAGGATACACGGGCATTATGAATTGTGCAGTCATTTAATGGAAGTTTcatctgaaaactgaaaaagttCAAAATACGAGACAAACTACGCTTCTGCTGAGCTGGAAAAGGTAGCATTACGAAAACATTGAGGGCTGTGTAAAGCAGTAGCCCTGCTCAGACGGTGACCTACACGGCTATGTGCAGAGTGATGGGGCAGTGGTCACTTCCCAGGGCCTTGCTGCGGATCTTGCTGTCGCACAGGCCTGGCAGCAGGCTGGACGACAGCAGGAAGTAATCGAGCCTCCAGCCCACGTTCTTTCCGCGGGAGTTCATCATGTAGGTCCAGAAGGTGTAGGCGTTGGCCTGCTCCGGGTAGAGCTCGCGGAAGCTGTCGGCGAAGCCCGACTCCAGCAGCTGGCCAAAGCCCTCGCGCTCCTCAACGGTGAAGCCAGCGTTTTTCTTATTCCCCTTGGGGTTCTTCAGGTCGATCTCCTGGTGTGCGACGTTGAGGTCGCCACACAGCACCAGGGGCTTCTGCATGTCCAGCTCGCTCAGGTACGCCCGGAAGTCCTCGTCCCAGGTTTTGCGGTAATCAAGGCGCACCAGGCCTTTGCTGGAGTTTGGCACGTAGGTGGTCACCAGGTAGAAGTTGGGGAACTCGGCAGTGATGACACGGCCCTCCTTGTCATGCTCTTCTTTGCCTGGAGCATTGGAAGGTAAAGAGCAGTTAACAATGGAATGGAATGTCTTCACAAAGATTCAAAGTTTGATAATTAATTGCGTAGGTTTGTGTTCACAAAAAACAATTGCATGATAATAAAAGCCCAGCAACAGCAAGTCAATCTACATTCTTCTTTGCTATGTACAACAATATGTGACTGACAGCTTGTCAGCAATGTTTCCCACATTTTGGAATAAAATGGAAACTGCTTGCCTGGCTGTGTCTAAAAGGTAACAAATTCCACAGCTCATCTGTTATCTCGTGTGTTTGgttcatacaaaaaacaaagagtaaaAGCGCTAAATTGCAATTAATGTGTTGAATACAGGAGCAGATGCCAAGCAACCGTTGGAGACTGCAGGAAGTTACTGCCCTAAGCTAAGAAATAATTTGGCAACTGACCCAAAATGTGTTAGTATTTCTGTTAACCAAATAAAATTTGTAGATGTACTTGAAAGGTTATCTTAAATGTCTTTTCATGCAATTTCCAAGCactcaaatgtaaatgaattCCAAGCTGTACTTGACAAATTTGGTTTACAAAAGTATACCCTAGAATTTAAACTTAAGAAAACCAAATAGTATTGTTGTCATTTACAGCCACCAGTGTAGGTTCAAGTACAAGTTCCCTAATAGCCTCTACTTTAGAGGCtcagtgttcttttttttccctccttctaATAACATTGGAAGACACCACTCACCAATGCCATAGGTGACTTTGAGGGGTTCAGTCTTGCACAGCATAGCCACACCACTGTAACCCTGCTTCTCATCTGACGCAGCCCAGTACTTGTGTGGGTACTCTGGCATCGAGGTGATTTCCGCAGGGAGGGCTTTCTCTGAACACTTTGTCTCCTGCAGGCACAAAACATCTGGAGCCTCCTCACGCACCCActgggaagaagaagaacacaagTGGTCACCGTTAAAACTGATCTCAAAACGTAACTTGGGAAATTGTTTACTTAGCCCCTTTTCACTGCAAACGCACATCCAGACCATTCTTTTTCACCCAGGCCCTCAGGCCGTCAACGTTCCAGGAGGTGATCTTCATGTTGGCGTCGCGTCCGTCTTTGCTGGTCATTTTGTCAGGAGGATCTTCGTACATTATCGGGGCCTCGGGTTCCTTAGCCTTCTTGGTTTTCTTTGCCGAAGCTGTGAGGTTATAAGACACAGACATGGTCATGAAAGTGGTAAATCACACGTCTTTTAGTTTGgaaaatgcattcaaaagtTGTCCTATATGCAGTAGACCAGTATGTGTTTGTACAAGCTGTCGTACCGGAGCCTGTGTCGTTCTCCCCGTCCGCGGCCGCCTCCTCTGCCTTCTTGCCCCTCTTCATACTTGAGCTCGCTCTGACTGCAAACACACCTCGCAGACAaacagcacgcacacacaacaccacACACGCCGCTGGAAAAACAGGAAGGAAGTATTTATGTGATGCGTTCCTCTGAAACTGTTATAATTCCACTgctggtcagacaaaacaaacaatttgaagatgtcaccttgggtTCTGAGAATTTGTGATGGGCTTTTTTTCCTGGCATTTGAAAGGCCAACACAtttttagaaggaaaaaaaattaaagtagCAATAATTACAATTGAACCAAATTGAGTTTTTAAGTTACCACACTCAAAGGTTGAGAACTGATGGTACTTACTACGGCCTGACCAGTACTGTTTATGTATGTTGATAAGTAACAATATTCGACATTCAGAACTAATTCAAGaataatgaacattttgacCAGCTTTGTAAGGGATGCTTATTCTAAATTACTTCAAACATATGTGTCATTCATGAACAGCACTTTGTTATTCATCTGCAGACGTTACAACAATACAAATACGCAAGTCTGAAAACTTAACTCGAATAGATGCAGCAACACCTGTATCGCACTATCGGATGTTGGCCGAACTACTACGAGTGTCCTCATAATGCAAAATGCCTCTGTTTCAAACGTAATTTGTTTTAGATATGGTGCCTGTAAAGGCAAGTAACTCCCCTGACAAATGGGAAGCAAACGAACGTTTATTTTGCTGCAAGTCGTTGCTGTGGAGGAGCATATAACAAAgcacattaaacacaaaatattaattcatttcTAGCCCACTTCATGCAAAATTTACAGCATGCACGGAGAAGACATTAaactctcaaaaaaaaaatagctaatCTGTTTCAACACAACGTGTTTTGTGGCCAGCTATGCTAACGCTAGCTCTTCCTCCGTGACAAAGAGATCAGCGCCAGCAGCAGATGGCCTGCACTGAATGGAGGGTAACCAGCCAGCTAGCTTAATTAGCCTGATTTACCTCTCATTTGATTCATCTTCAAATGCAAATGCGATAAAATTAAGTGTTTTAATTTTGACCAGCAAAACTACTCAGGAAAAGGAGATGCAAATAATCTTACTTGGACTTTCACAACAGGATGCAAAGACGAGTTAAGTACTTCTTCTGTAACTCcccccaaaaacacacactcacaatgcAAAGATTTCTCACCACATGCTTGATGCACTTACCGAGGTGCCCAAGCGTATGCCTGATCGAaatgactaaaaaaaacaaacttttatggCGTGTTAAATTGTTAAgtctttttaaattgaaaagaaaatacacaactGTAGCTGCTATGACGTTTATTACATTATGATGACTTTTTGCAgaagtaaaacattatttagaaaatgtttttggtgcGGCCATGTCTACGGCTGTCAGTGTTTGGGACCCTTTGGGACCCCTTTCAATGGAGGAGTTGAATTGAGAAGTTAGCCGAGGCAGTATAATTATTAGTTTAAAAGTTTAACTGGGACGGATTTGGATTAATTTGAATCACCAAAAGAGAGCAAAGCTAGGTATGCTTATTTTGATATTCAATGTAGCTTTACTGTACCGTTAAGCTGGTTTTAAGGAGACAGTATGCTGTCACTCACTGCTATCATCACAGCTGTGCAAGGTgctttaattagttttttcgCGCTAGCTAGATATGTACATTATGTATACTATAATGATGCATTTTGTAAGTTTTATGTGTCGGGAGGGTTGTGTAATAGCTACATTAATGTCGCATTTAAAAGTACAATTAACGTTTTCACAGTTAAAACCTGTCACCAAAAGTTAGAATAAATTTAGCGACATTTACATAGGCCTTTAAGGGctccacatgcacacaaaaccaTGTGTTGGAAATGGAGTGTAAAATGGGctgatatatgtatgtatatatatatatatatatatatatatatatatatatatatatatatatatatatatatatatatatatatatatatatatatatatatatatatatatatatatatatatatatatatatatatgtatatatatatatatatatatatgtatatatatatatatatatatatatatatatatatatatatatatatatatatatgtatatatatatatatatatatatatatatatatatatatatatatatatatatgtatatatatatatatatatatgtatatatatatatatatatatgtatatatgtatatatatatatatatatatatatatatatatatatatatatatatatatatatatatatatatatatatatatatatatatatatatatatatatatatatatatatatatatatatatatatatatatatatatatatatatatatatatatatatatatatatatatatatatatatatatatatatatgtatatatatatatatatatgtatatatatatatatatatatatatatatatatatatatatatatatatatatgtatatatatatatatatatatatatatatatatatatatatatatatatgtatatatatatgtatatatatatatatatatatatatatgtatatatatatatatatatatatatatatatatatatatatatatatatatatatatatatatatatatatatatatatatatatatatatatatatatatatatatatgtatatatatatatatatatatatatatatatatatgtatatatatatatatatgtatatatatatatatatatatatatatatatatatatgtatatatatatatatgtatatatatatatatatatatatatatatatatatatatatatatatgtatatatatatatgtatatatatatatatatatatatgtatatatatatatatatatatatgtatgtatgtatgtatgtatgtatgtatgtatatatatgtatatatatgtatgtatatatatatatgtatgtatatatatgtgtatgtatgtatatatatgtatatgtatgtatatatgtatgtatatatatatatatgtatgtatatatatatatatgtatatatatatatatgtgtatatatatatatatatatatatatgtgtgtgtatatatatatatatatgtatgtgtatatatgtatgtatatgtatgtatgtatatatatatatatatatatatatatattatatatgtatgtatgtatatgtatgtatgtatgtatatatatatatatatgtatgtatatgtatgtatgtatatatatatatatgtatgtatatatatatatatatatatatatatatatatatatatatatatatatatatatatatatatatatatgtatgtgtatatatatatatgtatgtatgtgtatatatgtatatgtgtatatatatatatgtatatgtatatatatatatgtatatgtatatatatgtatgtatgtatatatatatatgtatatatatgtatgtatatatatatatgtatgtatatatatatatatgtatatatatatatatatatatatatatatatatatatatgtatatatatatatatatgtatatatatatatatatatatatatatatatatatatatgtatatatatatatatatatatatatatatatatgtatatatatatatatatatatatatatatgtatatatatatatgtatatatatatatatatatatatatatatatgtatatatatatatatatatatgtgtatatatat is drawn from Anoplopoma fimbria isolate UVic2021 breed Golden Eagle Sablefish chromosome 23, Afim_UVic_2022, whole genome shotgun sequence and contains these coding sequences:
- the LOC129112514 gene encoding zinc finger protein 184-like isoform X1 is translated as MDPSVFTDVSKGDPLPLASLRLLVPPFQLMAASMWQVLRKQDVMNYWKVAEFVSLVMDMVPGLLMYKNRTQLNLGLRARYILELCRSEQPVEPGFILSILEQFKPRHPTLIDTNESQEEEVVVNFLELIQTLLKDPEERQYFFLEVFPAEYGPQYDSDLQMLFSEFLCRLAQLLPVPDLEQTVSWLGAECSVFEDCVHSISDPTDLNILLEHHKHLGHLEQHVPPSSMGDRILSSLSLAPSSRAVKPKEQPDQSNPLEGLRDDAHTVSFVDDVAVEIIAVTDYAEVELDASADIEVVMGENCFEGTDVDVEAQDSLVVLPGEATMEEEVDEAGEEETQDKVASSSAETILPEINEENLASSQQKVSAGPHDCPDCEKKFKFASSLIAHRVIHTGERPHRCNVCGRCFSFRQSLDRHRHTHRTGRKNSCVVCMETYHSLSALKEHKQTHMEDGVYTCHGCDKKFNWELALAKHLQTQTDDHNANKPTASGEDGREAVIGDENVCEAPVAPAQPDRPLEADDDDDDDVGDQDPGNVQVQSSERATSAPECTIAELDKEFVSPVKVRTSGRKRKPTMKIQVIHFQKRMATKRRKEITKAKPLELKPLPFNSAEHSYGSPMVSAKVGEDSSVTDGSSAAFSCPKCSFHHSEEAQVQQHIDKVHSVETEEDEPSSQPPMDEEGRFSCPDCEKSFKFQSLLKAHQRIHTGEQPFLCSQCGRRFSFKQSLERHRQTHKTGRKYECLICGEFFKSLVAQREHKSTHMENGEYLCSECGRAFAWKSALVRHLKTHGEEADKVGRPYKCPRCELGFSCASYLSRHLQTHQEERVHTCNCGKSFAYRAALTAHQRIHQKDRPHSCPQCGKGFLYKGGLLSHMKIHSEEMPFMCSFCGKSFKRERNMKKHERCHTRENVFSCSQCDKSFVYKATLIRHELTHSGERPYLCSDCGKGFFSHAELLKHERFHTGHKPFQCPHCGKKFTQSCYLTIHLRYHTGVRPYSCAECDKSFLSANRLKRHQRTHSGEKPYLCVECGKGFRQSYNLKMHQRTHIMKIK
- the apex1 gene encoding DNA-(apurinic or apyrimidinic site) endonuclease isoform X2; protein product: MKRGKKAEEAAADGENDTGSASAKKTKKAKEPEAPIMYEDPPDKMTSKDGRDANMKITSWNVDGLRAWVKKNGLDWVREEAPDVLCLQETKCSEKALPAEITSMPEYPHKYWAASDEKQGYSGVAMLCKTEPLKVTYGIGKEEHDKEGRVITAEFPNFYLVTTYVPNSSKGLVRLDYRKTWDEDFRAYLSELDMQKPLVLCGDLNVAHQEIDLKNPKGNKKNAGFTVEEREGFGQLLESGFADSFRELYPEQANAYTFWTYMMNSRGKNVGWRLDYFLLSSSLLPGLCDSKIRSKALGSDHCPITLHIAV
- the apex1 gene encoding DNA-(apurinic or apyrimidinic site) endonuclease isoform X1; its protein translation is MNQMRAACVVLCVRAVCLRGVFAVRASSSMKRGKKAEEAAADGENDTGSASAKKTKKAKEPEAPIMYEDPPDKMTSKDGRDANMKITSWNVDGLRAWVKKNGLDWVREEAPDVLCLQETKCSEKALPAEITSMPEYPHKYWAASDEKQGYSGVAMLCKTEPLKVTYGIGKEEHDKEGRVITAEFPNFYLVTTYVPNSSKGLVRLDYRKTWDEDFRAYLSELDMQKPLVLCGDLNVAHQEIDLKNPKGNKKNAGFTVEEREGFGQLLESGFADSFRELYPEQANAYTFWTYMMNSRGKNVGWRLDYFLLSSSLLPGLCDSKIRSKALGSDHCPITLHIAV
- the LOC129112514 gene encoding zinc finger protein 184-like isoform X2, encoding MDPSVFTDVSKGDPLPLASLRLLVPPFQLMAASMWQVLRKQDVMNYWKVAEFVSLVMDMVPGLLMYKNRTQLNLGLRARYILELCRSEQPVEPGFILSILEQFKPRHPTLIDTNESQEEEVVVNFLELIQTLLKDPEERQYFFLVFPAEYGPQYDSDLQMLFSEFLCRLAQLLPVPDLEQTVSWLGAECSVFEDCVHSISDPTDLNILLEHHKHLGHLEQHVPPSSMGDRILSSLSLAPSSRAVKPKEQPDQSNPLEGLRDDAHTVSFVDDVAVEIIAVTDYAEVELDASADIEVVMGENCFEGTDVDVEAQDSLVVLPGEATMEEEVDEAGEEETQDKVASSSAETILPEINEENLASSQQKVSAGPHDCPDCEKKFKFASSLIAHRVIHTGERPHRCNVCGRCFSFRQSLDRHRHTHRTGRKNSCVVCMETYHSLSALKEHKQTHMEDGVYTCHGCDKKFNWELALAKHLQTQTDDHNANKPTASGEDGREAVIGDENVCEAPVAPAQPDRPLEADDDDDDDVGDQDPGNVQVQSSERATSAPECTIAELDKEFVSPVKVRTSGRKRKPTMKIQVIHFQKRMATKRRKEITKAKPLELKPLPFNSAEHSYGSPMVSAKVGEDSSVTDGSSAAFSCPKCSFHHSEEAQVQQHIDKVHSVETEEDEPSSQPPMDEEGRFSCPDCEKSFKFQSLLKAHQRIHTGEQPFLCSQCGRRFSFKQSLERHRQTHKTGRKYECLICGEFFKSLVAQREHKSTHMENGEYLCSECGRAFAWKSALVRHLKTHGEEADKVGRPYKCPRCELGFSCASYLSRHLQTHQEERVHTCNCGKSFAYRAALTAHQRIHQKDRPHSCPQCGKGFLYKGGLLSHMKIHSEEMPFMCSFCGKSFKRERNMKKHERCHTRENVFSCSQCDKSFVYKATLIRHELTHSGERPYLCSDCGKGFFSHAELLKHERFHTGHKPFQCPHCGKKFTQSCYLTIHLRYHTGVRPYSCAECDKSFLSANRLKRHQRTHSGEKPYLCVECGKGFRQSYNLKMHQRTHIMKIK